GTCTTTGTCCACTGCTCCGGGAGTCCGGGTGATTGGGGAGTGTCCTCGTCGCTGGACGCGTTAAAACTCCAGGAGGTCCCGAAACGGCTTCGTCGGGCTTCCTGCCGAGGAAGCGAGCCCTATATTCGGGAGGAGTAGAGCAGGCGCAGCGCAGTCCGTCAGTCGGAGTCCCGTCGCACGGTCGGTCCATCGGTCGCACCCACTTCGAGGTCGCGCTCCACACGATGCGAAAGAACTTCATCCTCGACACCAACGTCCTTCTCCACGATCCGCGCTCCATCTACGGGTTCAGAGAACACAACGTCATCATCCCCATCTACGTCATCGAGGAGATCGATCAGTTCAAGCGCGATCTCTCCGAGCTGGGCCGCAACGCGCGCCTGGTCGCGCGCTACCTGGATTCCTTCCGGGAAGAGGGCTCGCTGAAGGAGGGCGTGCGTCTGCCGCATGGCGGCGTGCTGCGGGTGTGCTTCACCGAGCGTGAAGCGCCCCTGTCCATGGCGGACAGGGATCTGATGGACAACCGCATCCTCGCGGTGGCGTTGGATCTGATGGAGCGCGAGCCCCAGTCTCCGGCCGTCTTCATCACCAAGGACACCAACCTGCGCATCCGCGCGGATGCCCTGGGCCTGCTCGCCGAGGACTATGACGCGGAGCGCGTGGAGATCACCGAGCTGTACACGGGCTTCACCGAGCGGCTGGTGCCGCGGGACATGGTGGACCAGATGTACAAGTCCGGCGCGGAGGTGGAGATCTCCGGTCAGGACACGCTCTCGCCGCATCAGTTCATCCTCCTCAAAGACGAGACGAACCCGTCCCACGCCGCCATGGGCCGCTTCAATGCATCCCGGGGGCGGGTGGTGCCGCTCTCGCGCGGCATCAAGGAGGGCGTCTGGGGCATCCGGCCGCGCAACATGGAGCAGAGCTTCGCCCTGGACCTGCTGATGAACGACGAGATCAAGCTCGTCACCATCGTGGGCAAGGCGGGCACGGGCAAGACGCTGCTGGCGATCGCCGCGGGCCTGCACAAGGTGACCGAGGAGAGCGTCTACCAGAAGCTGCTCGTCAGCCGGCCCGTCTTCCCCCTCGGCCGCGACATCGGGTTCTTGCCCGGGACGCTCGAGGAGAAGATGAACCCGTGGATGCAGCCCATCTTCGACAACGTGGAGTTCCTCATGAACCTCAGCCGCGCCGACAAGAAGGCCGGCCGGGGCTACCACGAGCTCATCGACCTGGGGCTGATGGAGATCGAGGCGCTCACCTACATCCGTGGGCGCAGCATCCCCAACCAGTACATCATCATCGACGAGGCCCAGAACCTCACGCCCCACGAGGTGAAGACCATCATCACGCGCGTGGGGGACAACACGAAAATCATTCTCACCGGGGACCCATTCCAGATAGACAACCCCTACGTGGACGCCACCAGCAACGGACTCGTCCACGTGGTCAACCGGTTCAAGAACGAGAAGATCGCGGGCCACATCACCATGACCAAGGGCGAGCGCAGCGCCCTGGCCGAGCTCGCCGCCAACCTTCTCTAGTGCCCTGCGCCACGGGAGGAGTCAGTCATGTCGGGAGACGGTACGCAGCAGGATCCCGCCCAGGGCACGGGCGGCGAGCAGGAGAAGAAGCCGCTCATCGACTACCCGACCGTCTACACCTTCAAGGTGATGGGGCGGCGGGCCCCTGACTTCGTCGAGCACGTGCGCGACCTCTTCCGCTCGTACATGGGCACGGAGATTTCCCCGGACTCCATCCAGGAGCAGTCCAGCAGCAAGGGGACGTACGTGTCGGTCAGCGTGTCCGTCTACCTGCTGTCCGAGGAGCACCGACGCTCCATCTACGTGCGGCTCAAGGAGGAGCCGCGCGTCGTCTACTACTTGTGAAGGTGGCCGATCGGGGCCCGGAGCCCTGGTGGAGTGGGGAATTGGAGATTCCCGAACATCGGTGTAGAAGGGACGTGTCATGAGTGTGGCCGAGCCCTTTCCGCTCTACTTCCCCGGTGATGCTCGGCGTCCCTTCGGCTCCGAGCTGGCAACCCGGCGCTTCGCCAAGGTGGCTCAACTGGAAGAGGGCGGGCGCGTACTGGATCTGGGGTGCGGTCCTTCCATCCAGGCCGGCGTCGTGCTCGCCCAGGAGTTCGGTTGCTCCGTGGTGGCCGCGCACTGGGATGAGGCACAACTGTCGCGCATGCGCGAGCGTGTCCACGCGCTCGCGCTGGACGGGCGCGTGGAGGTGCGGCGGGTGGACCTGGGCCGGCTCTCCTTCCGCGAGGGCGAGTTCGACGCCATCCTGTGCCAGGGTCCGATCGTCATGGCCCTGCCCGACGCCCTGCGCTCCCTCCGGCCCTTCCTGGCCCACCGAGGACGGTTGGGCCTCACCTATCCGGTGCGCGTGGGCCGGGTGACTCCGCGCGCGGTGCTCGAGTTCTGGGAGCGCCGTATGGGCGGCCCCCTGTTGTTGCCTCGCGAGTTGCTCCAGCAGTTGTCGCAGGCGGGCTTCGAGCCCGAGTCCGTCGAGTCCCTCCAGGACTCCGAGCTGGATACGCTCTACCGGGAACTCGCCCCCTACCTCGAGCAGGCGCCCGCCGAGTCCATTCACTGGCTGCGCGAGGAGATGGCCCTGCACCGTGAAAATGGGACGGCCACCTCCAGCTACGCCTTCGTCGTGGGTCGTCGTCGGGAGCCGGGAGAGAAGCCGCCCGCCTCGCGCGACCGCGGCTAGCGCGCCCCTCGGGTGGACGCCCTCCCTCCGGGAAGGCGTCGTCCCGCGTTCACTGCCCCCCAGGTCACTGCACCGAGGGGAGGAAGTCCAGCAGCTCCACGGACTCGGCCGCCATCCCGAGCGTCACTTCCCGCCGGTAGCCCGCCGCGTCTCCACCGATCTGGAAAGGCATCGGCCTGCTGAAGCGCAGGTGCACCTCGCGCGCGTAGAAGTCATGCAGGCCCTCGGGGAACCAGCGGCCCGCCCATAGCTTCGGAAGGTTCGCCAGCACGTGGGGCGGGTTCAACTGGCCCAGGCGCAGCTGCATCATCCCCGGGCGCTGTCCCGCGAAGGGGAACATGCGGAAGCCGTAGCCGTAGTAGGGCATCGTCGCCGCCGCCGCCATGATCAGCTCGCCCTTGAAGAGCCTCGCCCCGGGGGCGAAGGGCTCGCCCACGGGCCTGCCATCCGGGTCCACGCGGTACGCCGGGCCGGCCTGGCCATTGGTGACCTCACACTCCACCCGCGTGGGATTCGTCAGGTAGTGCGGCACCGTCTTGAAGGCCACCGCCGAGAAGTAACCGCCTGGCCCCGACAAGAGCTTCTTGAGCAGGCCCCGGCCCAGGTGATCCTTCACCCAGAGGTAGTCGTTGAGCAGCTTCCCATCCACGCCCAGGCCCGCGAAGGGCGTGCGCGTGCCGTCCACCATCAGCAGCTCCATGCACCGCTGACCGGACACCTTGCCGGCACGCGCCCGGGTCACATCCTGGAGAATACCCTCCGTGCCCCCACTGGAGTTCACGTACGAGGCCAGTCCGTTGCCCGTGCCCAGCTTGAGCACGCCCAGGCGGGGTGCCTGCCTGCCGGCGAACCGGCCGCGCGGCTCCATCTGACGGAACATCTCGTTCACCACGCCCAGGAACGTCCCGTCGCCTCCTCCCGTCATCACCACCGGGTAGTCGCGCTCCAGGATCGTCTGGACGATGCGCCGGCAGTCCAGCTCCGAGCGAGACAGGAAGAGATCCTGCTCCGGGACCACGTGCGACAAGAACTTCACCAGCCGTGCGTCTACCTGGCGGGCGTTGGCATTCAGCAGGACCGCGAGTCGATGCTCGGTCGCCCCGAGAACGGACGGGCTGGAGCGCGCTTCGACGGACCGCAGGGGCTGAACCATCATGGGTGCTGTCTCCACGAAAAATCAGGTGCCCACCGCGACGTCGCGGCGGGGGGCCCCTTGAGTCTGTGCATGTTCTCCGCCAGCGGCTGACGCGAGGCGTTAGCTGTCCGTTTCCCCAGGAGTTCCAAGGGGTTGCGGCACTGGCTCGAGCGGAAGCCGTCCGGCGGATTGGTACCCGCGGGTGGCGGAAGTGGAGAATGGTTTACGCACCTGGCACCCGGTCGTGGCTGGTCCGTCACCCGGGAAGCACTCGGTTTGACACCCCGGGGTGGGTGGTTACGTTGGTCACACGACGGAAGCAATCCAGCCTTTCGCGGTAATTTTCCCAGTTATTTCCGGAGGTTGTACACCGTGGGCAAGATCATCGGCATCGACTTGGGCACGACCAACAGCGTGGTCGCCATCATGGAGGGCCGCGAGCCCAAGGTCCTCACCAACGAGGAGGGCACGCGCACGACTCCCTCGGTCGTCGCCTTCGCCAAGGATGGGGAGCGGCTCGTGGGGCAGGTGGCCAAGCGTCAGGCCATCACCAACCCGGAGCGCACCATCTACTCCATCAAGCGCTTCATGGGCCGGCGCTACGAGGAGACCACCGAGGAGGCCAAGCTCGTGCCCTACAAGGTGGTGCGCGGCCCCAATGGCGACGCGCGCGTGGACCTCGACGGCAAGCAGTACAGCGCGCCGGAGATCTCCGCGCAGGTGCTGCTCAAGCTCAAGCGCGCCGCGGAGAACTACCTGGGCGAGAAGGTGACCGAGGCGGTCATCACCGTGCCGGCCTACTTCAACGACGCCCAGCGCCAGGCGACCAAGGACGCGGGCGAGATCGCCGGCCTCACCGTGCGCCGCATCGTCAACGAGCCGACCGCGGCGGCGCTCGCCTACGGCCTGGACAAGAAGAAGGACGAGAAGATCGCCGTCTATGACTTCGGCGGCGGCACGTTCGACATCTCCATCCTCGAGGTGGGTGAGAACGTGGTCGAGGTGCTCGCCACCAACGGCGACACGCACCTGGGCGG
Above is a window of Cystobacter fuscus DNA encoding:
- a CDS encoding YbeD family protein, whose translation is MSGDGTQQDPAQGTGGEQEKKPLIDYPTVYTFKVMGRRAPDFVEHVRDLFRSYMGTEISPDSIQEQSSSKGTYVSVSVSVYLLSEEHRRSIYVRLKEEPRVVYYL
- a CDS encoding diacylglycerol/lipid kinase family protein codes for the protein MMVQPLRSVEARSSPSVLGATEHRLAVLLNANARQVDARLVKFLSHVVPEQDLFLSRSELDCRRIVQTILERDYPVVMTGGGDGTFLGVVNEMFRQMEPRGRFAGRQAPRLGVLKLGTGNGLASYVNSSGGTEGILQDVTRARAGKVSGQRCMELLMVDGTRTPFAGLGVDGKLLNDYLWVKDHLGRGLLKKLLSGPGGYFSAVAFKTVPHYLTNPTRVECEVTNGQAGPAYRVDPDGRPVGEPFAPGARLFKGELIMAAAATMPYYGYGFRMFPFAGQRPGMMQLRLGQLNPPHVLANLPKLWAGRWFPEGLHDFYAREVHLRFSRPMPFQIGGDAAGYRREVTLGMAAESVELLDFLPSVQ
- a CDS encoding PhoH family protein, which gives rise to MRKNFILDTNVLLHDPRSIYGFREHNVIIPIYVIEEIDQFKRDLSELGRNARLVARYLDSFREEGSLKEGVRLPHGGVLRVCFTEREAPLSMADRDLMDNRILAVALDLMEREPQSPAVFITKDTNLRIRADALGLLAEDYDAERVEITELYTGFTERLVPRDMVDQMYKSGAEVEISGQDTLSPHQFILLKDETNPSHAAMGRFNASRGRVVPLSRGIKEGVWGIRPRNMEQSFALDLLMNDEIKLVTIVGKAGTGKTLLAIAAGLHKVTEESVYQKLLVSRPVFPLGRDIGFLPGTLEEKMNPWMQPIFDNVEFLMNLSRADKKAGRGYHELIDLGLMEIEALTYIRGRSIPNQYIIIDEAQNLTPHEVKTIITRVGDNTKIILTGDPFQIDNPYVDATSNGLVHVVNRFKNEKIAGHITMTKGERSALAELAANLL
- a CDS encoding SAM-dependent methyltransferase, whose translation is MSVAEPFPLYFPGDARRPFGSELATRRFAKVAQLEEGGRVLDLGCGPSIQAGVVLAQEFGCSVVAAHWDEAQLSRMRERVHALALDGRVEVRRVDLGRLSFREGEFDAILCQGPIVMALPDALRSLRPFLAHRGRLGLTYPVRVGRVTPRAVLEFWERRMGGPLLLPRELLQQLSQAGFEPESVESLQDSELDTLYRELAPYLEQAPAESIHWLREEMALHRENGTATSSYAFVVGRRREPGEKPPASRDRG